The following coding sequences lie in one Brettanomyces bruxellensis chromosome 6, complete sequence genomic window:
- the RIB1 gene encoding GTP cyclohydrolase II (BUSCO:EOG09261UWT), producing the protein MSTLNTEKNQEMEIDHPISSMPSTDDIFEHMPIISPKITPTESEEEEEQDLYKAGADVRYHRTKKQMLSHNVEKLIPDVEVEAKRNLLPDILPRVQCIARARIPTTKGPEIFLHLYANNVDKKEHLAIVFGEDIRSRSLFRRNPGETQGDRMTRGAYVGRLYPGRKLADKDEKLGIEARFDAKGDIVPDVDSACAKEPTLVRIHSECYTGETAWSARCDCGEQFDEAGRLMGKNGHGCIVYLRQEGRGIGLGEKLKAYNLQDLGSDTVQANLLLRHPADKRSYSMATAILLDLGLTQIRLLTNNPDKIIAVEGKKQLVKVVERVPMIPLAWQKKGKGIESKEIEGYLRTKVERMGHLLSCPPEKQI; encoded by the coding sequence ATGAGTACACTAAACACAGAGAAAAACCAAGAGATGGAGATTGATCATCCGATATCTTCTATGCCATCCACAGATGATATCTTTGAGCACATGCCAATAATTTCGCCGAAGATCACGCCAACGGAGtcggaggaggaggaagagcAGGATTTGTACAAAGCAGGTGCAGATGTGAGGTATCATCGGACCAAAAAGCAGATGCTTAGTCACAATGTTGAGAAGCTGATTCCAGACGTCGAAGTTGAAGCGAAAAGAAACCTTTTACCCGATATTTTACCCAGGGTTCAGTGCATAGCAAGGGCCCGGATCCCAACAACGAAGGGCCCGGAGATTTTCTTGCATTTATATGCCAACAACGTTGACAAGAAGGAGCATCTTGCGATAGTGTTCGGTGAAGATATCCGATCGAGAAGTTTATTCAGAAGAAATCCCGGAGAAACACAGGGTGACAGAATGACAAGGGGGGCGTATGTTGGCAGGCTCTATCCGGGAAGAAAGCTTGCAGACAAGGACGAGAAACTCGGGATAGAGGCGCGGTTTGACGCCAAGGGCGATATAGTACCAGATGTGGATTCGGCGTGTGCAAAAGAGCCCACTTTGGTCAGAATACATTCCGAATGTTACACGGGGGAGACCGCGTGGTCTGCCCGGTGCGATTGTGGGGAGCAATTCGACGAAGCAGGGCGGTTGATGGGGAAAAACGGGCATGGATGTATTGTGTATTTGCGGCAGGAGGGAAGAGGTATAGGGCTTGGAGAAAAGCTCAAAGCTTACAACCTACAGGACTTGGGTTCCGATACAGTCCAGGCCAATCTCTTGCTCCGGCACCCGGCGGACAAACGGAGCTACTCGATGGCCACGGCAATTTTACTGGATTTGGGTCTTACACAGATCAGATTACTCACGAACAACCCGGACAAGATTATAGCGGTCGAGGGCAAGAAGCAGCTGGTCAAAGTGGTGGAAAGAGTACCTATGATCCCTTTGGCATGGCAGAAGAAGGGCAAGGGAATCGAATCGAAGGAAATTGAGGGATATCTACGGACGAAGGTGGAGAGAATGGGTCATTTATTGAGCTGCCCGCCTGAGAAACAGATCTAG
- a CDS encoding uncharacterized protein (BUSCO:EOG09263JFQ) produces the protein MSSIADILKKIEPSSVKGLVTDKDLSNEELALKSQWETLAQSDDKADFAKSLNDSLRSTTYAVGNKPTSADVEAFKSIFIEASKCVESGKVDTLAQHRHIVRWIDLLQNTLLKEAVPESSRLAVKFDVELPREVKEKKKKGKKGAEKETGKGKKESQGEKKNFKPDEATIAKQRAAKQAKKAKKAKAKKQQQQQQQQKEPAVPSMIDFRVGFIQKAIKHPNADSLYVSTIDMGDKEGPRTVCSGLVKFIPLEELQQRLVVVVANLKPVKMRGIKSSAMVLCASDPADSKVEFINPPAGSKPGDKIFFEGYNGTPVHVITPKKNIWETCQPKFTTTPDFSVIYKEEGKPDARLVNEKGELCKCTTIASAVVR, from the coding sequence ATGTCAAGTATAGCAGatatattaaagaagaTCGAGCCATCTTCTGTGAAAGGTCTTGTTACAGACAAAGACCTCAGCAATGAGGAACTTGCACTCAAATCTCAGTGGGAGACACTTGCCCAGTCGGATGACAAGGCAGATTTTGCGAAAAGCCTCAACGATTCCTTAAGAAGCACCACATATGCCGTTGGAAACAAGCCAACCAGTGCAGATGTTGAAGCTTTCAAGTCTATTTTCATCGAGGCATCAAAGTGCGTCGAGTCCGGCAAGGTGGATACACTGGCCCAGCACAGACACATAGTGCGGTGGATCGACTTGTTGCAGAACACGCTTCTAAAAGAGGCAGTGCCAGAATCTTCTAGACTGGCCGTCAAGTTCGATGTTGAATTGCCAAGAGAggtgaaggagaagaagaagaagggcAAGAAGGGCGCAGAAAAGGAAACTGGAAAGGGCAAGAAGGAGAGCCAGGGcgaaaagaagaacttcAAGCCGGATGAAGCCACCATCGCCAAGCAGAGAGCCGCAAAACAGGCAAAGAAGGCTAAAAAAGCAAAGGCAAagaagcagcagcagcaacaacagcagcagaaaGAGCCAGCTGTTCCTTCGATGATCGATTTCCGTGTCGGCTTCATCCAGAAGGCCATAAAGCACCCTAATGCAGACTCGTTGTACGTGTCAACTATCGACATGGGTGATAAAGAGGGCCCAAGGACAGTCTGCTCCGGTTTGGTGAAGTTCATTCCCCTGGAGGAGCTGCAGCAGAGacttgttgttgttgttgccaACTTGAAACCAGTGAAAATGCGTGGCATCAAGTCCTCAGCCATGGTTTTGTGTGCTTCCGATCCTGCAGACAGCAAAGTTGAATTCATCAACCCTCCAGCCGGTTCCAAGCCTGGTGATAAGATCTTCTTTGAGGGATACAACGGAACACCCGTGCATGTCATCACGCCGAAGAAGAACATATGGGAAACCTGCCAGCCTAAGTTTACCACCACTCCTGACTTCAGTGTTATCTACAAGGAGGAGGGTAAGCCCGATGCCCGCCTAGTTAATGAGAAGGGTGAGCTCTGCAAGTGCACTACTATTGCCAGTGCTGTTGTTCGTTAG
- the RPL28 gene encoding 60S ribosomal protein L28: MPTRLRQTRKHRGNVTAGYGRIGKHRKHPGGRGMAGGQHHHRIAMDKYHPGYFGKVGMRFFHKQKNPFWKPVINLEKLWSLVDNKDEKLAQSTKDSAVVIDTLAHGYGKVLGKGRLPNVPVIVKARFVSKLAEEKIRAVGGVVELVA; the protein is encoded by the exons ATGCCTACCAGATTACGTCAAACTAGAAAGCACAGGGGAAACGTTACAG CCGGTTACGGTCGTATCGGAAAGCACAGAAAGCACCCAGGTGGACGTGGTATGGCCGGTGGTCAGCATCACCACAGAATTGCCATGGATAAGTACCATCCAGGTTACTTCGGTAAAGTTGGTATGAGATTCTTCCACAAGCAAAAGAACCCATTCTGGAAGCCAGTTATCAATTTAGAAAAGCTATGGTCTTTGGTTGACAACAAGGACGAGAAGTTGGCTCAGTCCACTAAGGACTCTGCTGTCGTTATTGACACTTTGGCTCACGGTTACGGTAAGGTCTTGGGTAAGGGAAGACTTCCTAATGTTCCAGTTATCGTTAAGGCCAGATTTGTCTCAAAGTTGGCTGAGGAGAAGATCAGAGCTGTCGGCGGTGTTGTTGAGCTTGTTGCTTAA
- the NBP35 gene encoding cytosolic Fe-S cluster assembly factor nbp35: MSATIAVTNGKLLEPQPESCPGPESENAGTASACQTCANKDICASLPHGPDPDIPVINKRLENIQHKILVLSGKGGVGKSTFTSMLAWALAADEDMEIGAMDLDICGPSLPRMMGCEKESVHESNSGWSPVYAADNLGMMSIQFMLPEENAAVIWRGQKKNSLIKQFLKDVDWGDLDYLVVDTPPGTTDEHLSIAKYLEGTGIDGALVVTTPQEVALLDVRKEVDFCRKANIKVLGIVENMSGFVCPNCGGKSRIFKPTTGGGKQLAKDLGVKFLGSVPLDPRIGRSCDSGECFLDIYPDSPASEAIMDVVDELRDAIEGDSTSSADKSD; the protein is encoded by the coding sequence ATGTCTGCAACCATAGCTGTGACAAACGGCAAATTGTTAGAGCCACAACCTGAGAGCTGTCCAGGCCCAGAAAGCGAAAATGCGGGTACCGCAAGTGCATGCCAGACATGTGCAAATAAGGACATCTGTGCGTCATTGCCGCACGGCCCGGATCCGGACATTCCAGTGATCAACAAACGCCTTGAAAATATCCAGCATAAGATATTGGTGCTTTCCGGAAAAGGAGGGGTCGGAAAATCCACATTTACATCAATGTTGGCGTGGGCTTTGGCGGCGGACGAGGATATGGAGATCGGAGCGATGGATTTGGACATATGCGGCCCATCCTTACCCCGGATGATGGGTTGTGAGAAGGAAAGTGTGCATGAGTCGAATTCGGGATGGTCTCCAGTCTATGCAGCAGACAACTTGGGCATGATGTCGATCCAGTTTATGCTCCCGGAGGAGAATGCGGCAGTCATATGGAGGGgccagaagaagaacagtCTCATAAAGCAGTTTTTAAAGGATGTGGACTGGGGTGATTTGGATTATCTAGTGGTTGATACGCCTCCAGGCACCACAGACGAGCATCTATCGATAGCCAAGTATCTGGAGGGCACAGGAATAGACGGGGCGTTGGTTGTTACGACACCGCAGGAGGTTGCACTTCTAGATGTGCGAAAAGAGGTGGATTTTTGCCGTAAGGCGAACATTAAGGTGCTTGGCATAGTGGAGAACATGTCTGGGTTTGTGTGTCCGAACTGTGGGGGTAAGTCGAGAATTTTCAAGCCCACTACAGGCGGTGGGAAGCAGCTTGCCAAGGATCTAGGCGTTAAATTCCTTGGATCTGTGCCATTAGACCCCAGAATAGGTCGAAGTTGTGACTCTGGAGAGTGCTTCTTGGACATTTACCCTGATTCGCCAGCTTCTGAGGCCATTATGGATGTGGTTGATGAACTAAGGGATGCTATTGAGGGTGATAGTACGAGTAGCGCCGATAAAAGTGACTAG
- the HYR1 gene encoding peroxiredoxin hyr1, producing the protein MSKFYTFTPTDNKGKPFPLADLKGKVVLVVNTASKCGFTKQYAELEEIYKKYEDQGFVIVGFPCNQFGHQEPGTETEIASFCKLNFGVTFPLMKKIDVNGPNADPLYVWLKDEKPGLLGFKGIKWNFEKFLIDKSGKVYQRYSSIKTPTKITGDIEQLLKQ; encoded by the coding sequence ATGTCTAAGTTCTACACCTTCACACCAACTGACAACAAGGGAAAGCCTTTCCCTTTGGCAGACCTCAAGGGCAAGGTTGTCCTCGTGGTCAACACCGCCTCAAAGTGCGGCTTCACCAAGCAGTATGCCGAGCTTGAGGAAATATACAAGAAGTACGAAGATCAAGGATTTGTCATCGTTGGTTTCCCTTGCAACCAGTTCGGCCACCAGGAGCCAGGCACTGAGACCGAGATTGCCTCTTTCTGCAAGCTTAACTTCGGCGTCACCTTCccattgatgaagaagatcgATGTCAATGGCCCTAACGCCGATCCTCTATACGTGTGGCTCAAGGACGAGAAGCCCGGCTTACTTGGATTCAAGGGCATCAAGTGGAACTTCGAGAAGTTCTTGATCGACAAGAGTGGCAAGGTTTACCAGAGATACTCTTCTATCAAGACGCCAACCAAGATCACCGGCGATATCGAGCAGTTGTTGAAGCAGTGA
- a CDS encoding uncharacterized protein (BUSCO:EOG09262QS5), translated as MALSTVSALAFSVFLVVHNDRFQPFEAAVGFAVFGYFFTCMLIPRLVPMFVKRGLFGKDMSKVGKPVTPETIGVIPAVCYLFLMILFIPFMYVRYYYNQSDNSVALSEPASLFPNGKLSSFLSGMLCLESMILLGMMDDLFDIRWRHKFFLPAIAAIPLLVIYYVDFGVTSVLIPNFIRNSFHIAGTAVDLGIFYYLYMGAVAIFCPNSVNILAGINGLEVGQTVVIAALLILNDLTYLFMGDIASAAYSVHLYSCSMLIPFMGVALALLRFNWYPARVFVGDTWCYFSGMVFAVVGISGHFAKTLMLFFVPQIFNFIYSAPQLFGLVPCPRHRLPHFNAKDGLMYNSWTEYTVETPVKPVMAAVFPILERLKLIRLVRNPQGRIAKSSNMTLINLVIIWFGPKREDVLCEIILLLQFLVGFVMLALRHTVIPILFGFDNSWNMLQRFYM; from the coding sequence ATGGCACTTTCTACTGTATCGGCGCTCGCGTTCTCGGTGTTCTTGGTTGTCCACAATGACCGATTCCAGCCGTTTGAGGCAGCTGTCGGCTTTGCAGTTTTTGGATACTTCTTCACGTGTATGTTGATCCCACGACTGGTCCCCATGTTTGTCAAAAGAGGCCTTTTTGGGAAGGACATGTCGAAAGTGGGGAAGCCGGTGACTCCGGAGACAATTGGCGTGATTCCAGCAGTGTGTTATCTGTTTCTCATGATTCTCTTCATACCGTTCATGTACGTCCGCTACTACTACAACCAATCAGACAACTCGGTGGCCCTTTCGGAACCGGCAAGCCTCTTCCCGAATGGGAAGCTTTCGTCGTTCCTAAGCGGGATGCTCTGCCTTGAATCGATGATTCTTTTGGGCATGATGGATGATCTTTTCGACATTCGCTGGAGACACAAGTTCTTCCTCCCGGCAATTGCTGCAATCCCTCTTCTTGTGATCTACTATGTTGATTTTGGCGTCACGTCCGTCCTCATCCCAAACTTCATCCGCAATTCGTTCCACATTGCTGGCACAGCCGTCGATCTCGGCATTTTTTACTACCTGTACATGGGTGCAGTTGCCATATTCTGCCCGAACTCCGTCAACATTCTCGCCGGAATTAACGGCCTAGAGGTCGGCCAGACCGTTGTTATTGCCGCTCTCCTCATCCTCAACGACCTGACTTACCTATTTATGGGAGATATCGCCTCTGCTGCCTACTCCGTGCATCTTTACTCCTGCTCAATGCTCATTCCTTTCATGGGAGTCGCACTGGCACTCCTCCGGTTCAACTGGTACCCGGCCCGGGTCTTTGTGGGTGACACCTGGTGCTACTTCTCGGGCATGGTGTTTGCCGTGGTTGGAATCTCGGGCCACTTTGCAAAGACCttgatgcttttcttcgttcctcaaattttcaactttatcTACTCGGCCCCGCAGCTTTTTGGCCTTGTGCCGTGTCCCAGGCACAGACTCCCGCACTTCAATGCCAAGGACGGTCTCATGTACAACTCGTGGACCGAGTACACAGTGGAAACCCCTGTGAAGCCCGTTATGGCTGCAGTTTTCCCCATTCTGGAGAGATTGAAGCTCATCCGGCTTGTCCGCAACCCGCAGGGCCGGATTGCCAAGTCTTCTAACATGACTCTCATCAATCTAGTGATCATTTGGTTCGGACCAAAGCGTGAAGATGTGCTCTGCGAGATTATCCTACTTCTGCAGTTTCTGGTCGGCTTCGTGATGCTCGCACTGCGCCACACCGTCATCCCGATCCTATTCGGCTTCGACAACTCCTGGAACATGCTACAGAGGTTCTACATGTGA
- a CDS encoding uncharacterized protein (BUSCO:EOG09262NB1) produces the protein MKLLSETIEKDKSGELALLPEDKDDLWAIYNLITKGDLVKIKTFRNIKKGKGKESTGSGSGGVNVRKLLLLTLRVESIEYTPSDEVMRIKGRTTEQNEDVPQGSYHTAELGLGQKVRLEKDEWDEIALDTIRNACSIEAKAEVGAVVLEEGVAHVCLLTENMTVLRNKVQKSIPKKRRGDSSQHDNALRKFIETTAESTLRNLDTDRLKAVILVSPGTTAKLLYEKIIEIATKSHNKQLLHSRGKFIVAHSSTGYLQGLEEALKTPELQKKLSDTKFQRNIILFDEFSKLLNEDQGKAWYGEEEVEKAAAVPGAIKVLMITDSLFKNDDVSRRKHYIELVDKVKESGAEVAQFSSLHDTGEQLNQLTGIAVILNYPMPDLDEDDE, from the coding sequence ATGAAGCTCCTTTCAGAAACTatagaaaaagataaaagtgGAGAATTGGCATTGCTTCCAGAAGATAAGGACGACCTATGGGCAATTTACAATTTGATCACCAAGGGCGATTTGGTGAAAATCAAGACTTTcagaaatatcaaaaaggGCAAAGGTAAAGAGAGTACCGGGTCCGGATCTGGAGGAGTTAACGTGCGAAAGTTGCTATTGCTAACTCTCAGAGTTGAAAGCATAGAGTACACACCAAGCGATGAAGTGATGCGGATTAAAGGTAGGACAACAGAGCAGAACGAGGATGTGCCGCAGGGTTCGTACCACACGGCCGAATTGGGTCTTGGGCAAAAAGTGAgacttgaaaaagatgagtGGGACGAAATAGCACTAGACACTATTCGAAATGCATGCTCTATAGAGGCAAAGGCTGAAGTAGGAGCGGTTGTCCTGGAAGAAGGTGTGGCGCATGTTTGCTTGTTGACGGAGAACATGACGGTTTTACGCAATAAGGTGCAAAAAAGCATCcctaaaaaaagaaggggTGACTCATCACAACACGATAATGCCCTCAGAAAGTTCATAGAGACGACAGCAGAGTCAACATTGCGTAATCTTGACACCGACAGGTTGAAGGCCGTGATACTAGTGTCTCCAGGTACGACAGCCAAGTTGTTGTACGAGAAAATCATCGAAATAGCCACGAAAAGCCACAACAAGCAGCTTTTACACAGCAGGGGCAAGTTCATCGTGGCGCATTCATCCACAGGGTATCTCCAGGGGCTAGAAGAGGCATTGAAGACCCCGGAGTTGCAGAAAAAGCTCTCAGATACGAAATTCCAGAGGaacatcattcttttcGATGAGTTTAGCAAGCTTTTAAATGAGGACCAGGGCAAGGCATGGTACGGTGAAGAGGAGGTGGAGAAAGCGGCTGCAGTTCCGGGAGCCATCAAAGTGTTGATGATCACCGATAGCTTGTTCAAAAATGACGATGTgagcagaagaaaacaCTACATAGAGCTTGTGGATAAGGTGAAGGAAAGTGGTGCAGAGGTGGCGCAGTTTTCGAGCTTGCACGATACCGGGGAGCAGTTAAACCAGTTGACTGGAATTGCGGTTATTCTTAATTATCCGATGCCGGATTTGGACGAGGACGACGAGTAA
- a CDS encoding uncharacterized protein (BUSCO:EOG09265591) — translation MSDNTRKYKDSFALFDKKGSGKVAISQLGDMLRAVGQNPTLKEISELESSVGGDGSEIDFDTYVKLINREGGFKKAGQPEDYIKAFQIFDKDLSGYIGVGELKYILTTIGEKLQEDEVDELLKGIKITDDNKIDYVEFVKSILAQ, via the exons atg TCGGACAATACAAGAAAGTACAAGGATTCATTTGCGCTCTTTGACAAGAAGGGATCCGGGAAAGTTGCAATTTCACAATTGGGGGATATGCTCAGGGCAGTTGGCCAAAATCCAACTTTAAAGGAGATATCTGAGCTCGAATCAAGTGTGGGAGGAGATGGATCAGAGATTGATTTCGATACTTACGTGAAGCTTATAAACAGAGAGGGAGGATTTAAGAAGGCAGGCCAGCCCGAGGATTATATTAAAGCATTCCAGATCTTTGACAAGGATTTGAGCGGATATATTGGTGTGGGTGAGTTGAAGTACATTTTGACTACAATTGGTGAAAAGTTGCAGGaggatgaagttgatgagTTGCTAAAGGGCATCAAGATCACGGATGATAACAAGATTGACTATGTTGAGTTTGTGAAATCGATTCTTGCTCAGTGA